CTGCTGAAGATATGGAAGAGCAGGTCCTGTGCCGGTAAGtgctgtgtgtttacaggttCTCCCTCAGTGCAGCGCGGAGAGCAACAGCACAGGTGTGATGGCCTTCCTGCCTGAGAGGAGTCTCATCTGACTTAAAGCCTGCCATTGCACTGGATTGTACAGGccgcagctacacacacacacacacacacacacacacacacactcactcatacatacacactcactcatacatacacactcactcatatacacacactcactcatatacacacagatacatacacactcatacacatacactctctctcacacacacacaaacacactcactgatacacacacactcactcatacatacacactcactcatatacacagatacatacacactcatacacatacactctctctcacacacacacaaacacactcactcatacatacacactctctcacacacacacatatacactcatacactcatatacacactcacactctcatattcactcatacacactagcattcacacacacacacacacacacacacacggcagacTGACAGACTGTCACTCAGTTTGCTGTTAGTGAATCTGCTTAGTTATAGAAATGTGCTCTGATTGAAGTTAAACTGCTTACTTTAGCTTGAATCACTAACTAACTCGCATCCATAATGCCATTTTCTACACGTTATTAGTGTATTATAGCTGTCTTGCCTGCACAGTGAGCATATTAAACTCAAACACAGCAGTGCAGAAGAAGTTTTATGTCACTCGACAAATCTCCAGCACTGATCGTACACAGCAAGCTCCAGCTGTCTTACACGTCCTAATCCTATATCATTTGTACATTATGATAATATGCCATATTAAAGTGCtccatttgtatattttttaaatatgcatgcTCAGATTAGTGGTTccacatcattcattcattctcttatCTGTGCTGAGTTAGGGAGTTTTGTGTATCCTGTGACGTGGCAGGATGTGTTACCCAGCACACAGGAGTCACTACTGCAAACAAAACGTGTAGTTCCAGTTTTATCTTTAATCCGTTTGTTTGTCCGTGTAACTCgctatttctctttctcacaaTAGTGTGGTGTTCTTTTTTAggagtttattattttcagcacTCTTTCTGAACGTGAAGTGGCAAACCACGTTTGCAGGTTTCATTTCTTAGACAACTTCAAAGTTCTCCTGATTAGTCTTTTAAAGGAGTGTATAATATACCCAAGGGTGCTTTATATTTACAGCGTTTTAGCAGACATGCTTATGTAGAAAGACTTCCAGAAGTGCTTTATAGTCTCCATGAAAATCATCCTCATCCTAGTGTAAAGaggtcagggtctaagaactagctaaaaccctgttagagagAAGTTAAGCTGGCTTTACACTGCGTGAGTTTCCGTCTGATTTTGCTGTCGAACATGAAAATCGTACATCATGAGAGAATTCTTTGGTTGTGAGTTGAGGTCAGTGGTCTTAGAAGGTGTAACGTGATGAGAACTAGCAGCAGATTTAGTGCCTTTGTGACCAAAGACAGTCGACGACAATGTTCTCGCAGTGTCTGAAATTTTTGATTAatatctcagagtgtgagcgtTGCTAAGACACTTGTCTAAAACTGACCAATAGGAAGACGAGTATGATGAAGATAAGGAACATGAAGATGTAGGATGATGCAAAGCTCACTGGACAGCTACAGATCCAGTAGCGGCAATGCCGAAacacaaatcaaacatgcaattggaaagagaaaaatatctttattaCCTCAATCGGACTTTAAAGAATGTTTGGTTTACACGACCCCATTTTCTGCACAAGTGTAGGTCAGGCTGATTCACGATGGAAGTAAATTTCTTGACTCGCAAGTCTATCGtaagaggatcttcatcatataattcGGTGTGGAGAATCTGTTGCAGAATTCAGCTGAGATTTTATTGGGAAAATCTTGTACACTGTGACAAGAAGTAATCTTAAAATGCAGTcacttagtggttagcactgttgcctcgcacctccggggttgggggttcgattcctccccactgtgtgcgtggagtttgcatgttctcccgtgctttgggggtttcctctggataCTCCGGTTTCTTCCGCcattccaaagacatgcattgtaggctgattggcatttcaagatcgtccgtagtgtgtgaatgtgtgcgtgattgtgccctgcgatgggttggcaccctgtcccgGGCGTCCCCCGCCTTGtaccccaagtcccctgggattgCCTCTCAGACAAGAGGATAAATAACACAGTGCCACACAGTGCAAATGgcaacaaatacagaaaacagactatacactgcactacaAACTACTGCACAGTAGTACTGACAGTGTAACCTTAACTTGGTAATAGTCCTGAGCAGAAgtatgaacatgtgtgtgtggatttagCTAGTACAAAAGGTTTACAGTGTTACTTATTCACGTTTATTGTGATTCAGCATCTTTTGGAGTGAACCAGATGTTTCACTGTAGCTCTGTTGTAATTCTGAGTGTTGGCAGAGACTGAAAATTGAGACCAATGGATTGTTTTTGCTTGCCTTTCAGGTATATCTGGAAAAAGCCAAATTCTGTTTGCATTGGTTTTCACAACACGCTACTTGGACCTTCTCACCTCATTTATCTCTCTGTACAACACTTCAATGAAGGTGAGCTGGCACAGACTGCCGAGTGTCTCCGTTAGCACACAGGTTGCACACGTTGTAGCCATAAACATGTGGCAGTGTTGGAAAATATTCACGCATTCCCTTAAATCTCAACTGCTTTTGCATTATAATGAGTGCactttcccatttttttttttttttttttttggtacagaTTATCTACATTGGATGTTCATATGCCACAGTGTACCTGATCTATGCCAAGTTCAAAGCCACCTATGATGGGAATCATGACACTTTCAGGGTGGAGTTCCTGGTCGTTCCTGTGGGCGGTCTCGCTTTTCTCGTCAACCATGACTTCTCTCCTCTGGAGGTAAGATACTGTGTTATAATACTGTTTATAAGACGTTCGTACGCACATTCCCTCGTTCTTATTTTTCCTTTGAGGAAGGAATTTATTGGAAGTTCTGCTATTTTGTTATTTCAAGTTATGTGATGAGCTTTCATGCTCATTTACATGTCGTGACGCTAGTTAACATGCTAACTATTTAGCATAGTAAATTAGTATAACTCTACAAAATCCAATCCTACTATACATTTCTTCCTCTGTGCTGCAAATAGCTGAAGTACTTTCAGATTCagatgttgttcttctttcgggtGCTCCCATTacgggtcgccacagcagattatcgtgtttgatttggcacagatttccccaattttatccgggcttgggactggcactgggagtgcactgccGTGTGCAGTCCCAGTGGCTggagttggttccctggccgggaatcgaatagcgccaaggcctaaccactaatccTCCAGGGATCCCTAAAGCACTATTCAGTTAGATACATTTTTCTCCAGGCAAATGACTGTTAAGTAAAGTCAGTGGAGGATGTCTGCAGGATTTATGGTCATTATGGTCATTTATTTGCACAGGATAAGtgatgtgtatatattacagagACAAAAGTGTCTTTATGATGTATGCAGAGAATAAAAATTCATACCATGTACATGAGCATGGCCATGCAAGTTGCATTTGATCATtaataggtcacatgaccttaACATATATGTAGGCTGTACCTGTACTAGGAACTCAAACACACTTCCTTTTAGACGTtgtctgtattttattgttctgcatttcaAACATGGTACATGTATTCGGTTTCATTTCCGGACCGCTTtctggagtgtctttatactgagGAAAGAAAAGCGCAAAATCTCTCTTCCTACAAGATATAATGGAATCTTTACCAGCATATCAACATGTATACTACTGTATATGACTTGGGTTTATAAATGCTGGTCATTTTCCAGAAGGTAAATAAGGTGCGGTCTTTCCAGACATGTGCACACAAACTTTGTACTTTTGCACCCAAACTCAGGACTAAAATCCCCCAAAAACTTCAGTAATAATTTCATTACTTCACCTCCCTGCAAACTGAATAGATCTAAATACACAGCTGAGCTGAGCAGGGCATGCTAAAACAGTATTTAAACTCGAGTTTCTGTGTATTGAGCTTCGTCGTCTCTTCTGTGTTTCTTCCTGTTCTTTTGCTGTAGATCCTGTGGACTTTCTCCATCTACTTGGAGTCGGTGGCCATCCTTCCTCAGCTCTTTATGATCAGTAAGACTGGGGAAGCTGAGACCATCACCACGCACTATCTGTTCTTCCTGGGCCTCTATCGTGCCCTGTATCTCATCAACTGGGTCTGGCGCTTCTACTTTGAAGGCTTCTTTGACATGATTGCCATTGTGGCAGGCCTCGTTCAGACAATCCTGTATTGTGATTTCTTCTATCTCTATGTAACAAAAGGTAAGCGACTCCTGGAGTTTAGCGCTTGTGATAAAAACCGCCTGCTGACTTATTTAACTGAATTTCCGTCCTTGTGTTCAACTCTACTTTTATCTGACGCTTAGGAGTGAACTGAAAGCTATAAAGAGCTTATAAAGCTTCTAAAGAACTGTATGATCTCCTGTATAAATTGTCACCCCATTAATCTGTATTTGGGTGGAAGGAGGGTCATGAAGTgaatattgttattcttttgcatgtttaatttgtctgtctttctgttcatAGTGTTAAAAGGGAAGAAGCTGAGTTTGCCAGCTTAAATGAGTGATAGAGACAGAGCTTTAGCGGTTGTGCGCGGAAGCGCAGGACGCCGCTGATGCCGCGTTGGTGTAAGATGCCTGAGGAGTGCAACATGGATCCATTATTTTCCTCAAACCCTGACCAGCTCTGGGACAGTTCTGGATTCAAACTGTGGTAATCGCACAACTCCTCCAGTATCCACGTTTTACACGTTTCACCatgtttttattacttattaagaTAAACGAAATGAACCATTTTCTATTGGAAATATCACTTCAATTTGGCATCAAacataaaatgctgtaaaatgtaTCAAATTTGTCAGTGTATAATGGTCGATAGGGATTATTCTTATGCAGGGTattgtctgtttttaaaatgtttggaaTTTGAGTGAATGTACCATATTTTCTAGAGTGTAAGACGCAATTGTTGCTCTCTAACAGgcgctgaattttttttttttgcaaaaatccCAATTGCGGATAATAACAGATTTTACGGTTGTTGTGTTACTCCAGTAGTTACAGGAAGATAAAGGAAATGAAATCGTCAGTAATCATCGTGCTGGTAAACAAAACTCTTGTTGTCAGGTGATTAGAAATTCCCAGCACGGCTAAGAGATAGGAAAGGCATGACGAGGCATGCACAAGCTATTTAGAACGTAAGCGCGGAGTTTCAGCTTTTACAGAACTCTAACATTTAGCCATGCTTACAGACAGACATGTTCCAGACCTGACAGAGGGAATTTACGGTAAGGACCGCAGCAAATGGTTCAGCTCAGGAAACAATACTGATCCCCAGCAACACTAACaggaaaaaaactaaacatcATTATACTGGTGACTGTTTCTGAAGTCATTTCAGACGCAGTGATAACATTCCGTGAAACAAACATCGTTGGTTCATAAAAATGACTTGCGCTGAAAAAACGTataaattgactggtatttttttttttactctggaGCGACTTATTTTCTGGAAAATATGGTacattatttattgaaattGCAGAGCTGATTTGGTTggattaattactttttttttttttttcttttaaactcgAAGTACATTTCTGTGTTAATGAAGCCTAATCTCAGTATAGGGGTTTACCTCATGGTCTGGTAAGCTGTTGTTctttttagaataaaaaaaaaaaaaggcaccttTGAGTGTTTTCCTAAACTTGTGAGATTGACCATTTTGGAATAATCGAATTTGTAGCAATGTGAGAGTGAACAGTTGATATCATGCCCACCGGTCATACTTGCATTAGCTTGCAGTATTGACACACTgccttatttttattgtttaaatggCTTATTTTATTAATTGGGCAATTTATTTACTCAAATAATGCATTTTGATTTATATTTGCTTTCCCCTGTCTAATTATGTGAGCTGACTAACATGTTATCTGGTCACTCTCAAACTCTATTGTATGAAAATTGTTACATTTATCAAGTTAGCATATAAGGTTGGAGAGGaattcactgatttttttttttttttattgcattgaacattgaattattattttgacCAACTTTGCCCACAGAGCTGTAAAGCATGATTTGTATATTGAGTTTTTCCTTATATAAGAAGTCTTATTTGTAATCTCTGAGGGATGGGCATTGTTGCAAATTGGGATAAAGAGTTTACTGAATGGTGTTTATGtctgtttctattttaatttctgaatcctgatttttttcttatagagtttttttttttttttaattattcttcaCATGATATCCATCTCAAATAAAGATCATTTGAGAGACACTATTTGTTTTGCTGTGTTGTTACTCAAATAAATCTTTCATACTCAATCTGttagtaataaatattttattactaagATTTTTGAGGTTGTATGTTTGTCAAGTCTTCCTGTTACGTATATGATGTACCATGGTAATATATGGGAATGAATGTTGTAGGCTGTGATGTGTTCTTGTCCTGAATTGATGTGACATTCAAAACAGAGCACAAGGAAGATGTTTTGGGATGGAACCCTTAACTTTGTAATGCACAGAAGAAATGCAAAGCTGCTGAAATTGAACTATCTCCCAGTCTGTTCCTTATACACTGTTGCCTACGAGTTATTAAATGAAAGGTCTATGGATATTATTCAAGTTTAACATAAATGGAATATGTATGTAATAACACGAAGGTAACAATGACTTTTGATATTTGCACTATAACTGAATAATATAGGTAGGTATTGTTATCTGTGGGTTATttgtaaaatgcattaaaaaaattattattatttttttggaatGTTGAAAAATTGCTATCATTGTGTTTgatgatagacagatagacagacagactgtatggccaaaggacacctgaccatcacacccatatttgcttgctgaacatcccattctagatttagttcctttttactgttataataacttcaactattctgggaaggctttccactagattttggagcgtggctgtggggatttgtgctcattcagccacaagagcattagtgaggtcaggcactgattttaggagagaaggcctggggttcagtcggcgttccagttcaccCCAAAGTTACAAAGTtaagtggggttgaggtcagggctccgtGCAGGACATTTGAGCACAggactttgtgcacaggagcattgtcatgctggaacaggtttgagcctcttagttccagtgaagggaaatcttaaatctacagcatacaaagacattctatacaattgtgtgcttccaactttgtggcaacagtttggggaaggaacccatatgagtgtgatgatcaggtgtccacatacttttggcagtatagtatagtatagtatagtatagctaGATAGTTTGATAGACTTATAATCTGATAGATAATTTTTcatgaattatttattcatcatcgtcagtaactgctttattattattattgttattattattattattattattattattaatacacgaAATACTTCCCGGAACTATTTAACAGAGTGCCGAAATGCGTCGGAGGTTTTTAAGTGTTgcacccacaaaaaaaaaaaaaaagaaaacaacagtgACGTATCCGCCAGTTGGCCGGCGCTGCTGTGACAGGAGAGCTCGCGCAGTGTCGTGTGTTGACGTGCCAGCTTTTTAACTCCAATTTCATATCAAACGTGAACTTTcgctttcttttcttcacagaTAGTATGTTTTTAAGTAGGTTTCAATCCGGGTCCGGTTAGTTTCTCTGGCTAACTCACTACTTAAGCTGTTGAAGTGTATTCTGAGCACTAGCTGGATGGGCTGGTTTAGGCACTGAGTCAAAATGCTAGTTTTTTGTTTACAATCCAGTTAGCAATAagcgaagaagaagaaggtgtaGGATTAGGGATAGGGGTAggattagggttaaggttagggttaggatcagggatTTTGGCTGGATAATTTGCACTGATTTGTGTTTGGGCGGTGGCGAGATTTCATAATCCTGTTTCACCACACAGCAGAGCTAGAATACACTGTCAGGTGTCAACATGCCTGGTATGGTTGTGTTTGGTCGGCGATGGGGCATTGCAAGTGATGATCTTGTACTTCCAGGAGCTTTTGAGTTATTTATTAGGCTTCTGTGGTaagcatagtgtgtgtgtgtgtgtgtgtgtgtgtgtgtgtgtggggcttaATCATAAAATCAATTTCGTCCCCAAGTATGATCACAGATTGTTGTTGTCAGGTGAATAAGAGATGTCTTTTCTCATAGGTGGATTGCAACCCTAGCTCTGTACATCACCCGCAAAGGAAAGTTTGATTGTCATGGAGGTGCTGTTCTTTACAGCTACCTTATTGTTCTCCTCGTCCTGCTTGGAGTCATCATCATAACCTTATGTGTAGTGGTTTACATCAGCGCTCAAGGTAAGTCTCGTTCATTAGTGACCAAGCCGACTTTGAGAAAAGACTTTATAAAGATCGTCTTTAAAAAAGACCTGTGTACTGAACATCGTTTCAAGACACGTAATACCGTTTGTCTTTTCTCTTCCAtgcctgtatactgtaatgatttataattgtaAATGAAGATTTCTTCGTCATACCTTCTGAGGGAGTTCTTGTCGCTAATGTCTCCTCTGGCTCACGCATTAGGAatctgaatctacatctacagCTGGATTTCTtcaaagcagctttgtgacagTTGTTGAAAGTGCTGTGTAAATCAAATTCAACTGAGCTGAATGCATGTGCTCTTCTGTTGTATCTTGATCGAAGGAACCATAATGAACCCGGGTCCTCGTCGCTCTATGCCGGTCCTGGTGTATGTTCGTGGAATCCTTTTCCTCCCCGAGTTTGTGTGGGCCTGTCTAGGAGCGCTGTGGGTGACTGATTACAGTACAGGATGCGAACCAGCTGAAGTTGGGCTTGTAGTTAGTACAGTGATTGCTAGGTGGGTAAAAGCAGACCATTATCACATGAGATATTGGTTTTCACAATAAAATCTATAATGTGAAGAATCAGTAAACATTCCTTGAATAGTTGATGAACACTCGATGCTGCAAGATTATAGCTATATCTGTGTATATTTGTTGGTCAGTGAACTAATCAGCTTTATGACTTTTGACCCGAAAAGGACTactaatgcttaaaaaaaaaacatgctgtaaatatttcagttaaATATGTGCAGAGTGAAAGTGTTGTACACACTGAACGCACTTGATGATTCATATCACAGGCACGTGCTCTTGTCCTTGTCTCTAGCTGGATCATCTTTCTCTCCATGGTGGTGGGCGTGCTGATTGTGTTTGACCCACTGGGCAGCCTACGGCGTCCTCTTAGAACGTCTGAGCATTCTGGCCTGAGGAATCTGGAAAGTAATGAGTCCTCGCAGCTGTTCTACAGAGCGCGCTCGCTGGCCGTCCGTGTGTGGGAGAGCCGGCTGCGTCTGCTGTGCTGCTGCCTGCCTCAGGACGACAACCACAGAGCGGCCTTCTCCAGCATCTCCCAGCTCTTCAGCGATTTCTTCTCGGTGAGCTCTGAAACTATATCTGGATGACGCCTTGTTTTTGCTCGCTCGTGTTAAAATGTCCAAGACAGAGTTGTTCACAGCGTTTCTCTGTCTAGGACACGGACTTGGTGCCCAGTGACATTGCTGCAGGTCTGGCCCTTCTACATCAAGAGCAGGATAAAATGCAACAGTGCAAAGACCCTGAAGAAGTTATTTCCCACAGTCCCTCATCTCCCATAGTGAGTTTGCTTATCTGTTACTGGTCCAGTGTAAAGTGTCCGTGAAACAGCCTGAGAGCTATGATTtgatatttccttttgaaacaggaagtaagggAGGGATGGTGTCAGATTTAAACAGACTCAACAGTGGCATAGCAAACCAGCTCAGTTTCCGAGTTTATAGAGAGTTTGTTTTCAGCTGTGTAGGATTTCTCACTGCCAGTTTGTCATACTCGGCAGAGGTTTCCAATGTGGATCGGGACCAGGCTATGGCTCTCATGTTTACCGGCCTGCAGATGCTTTCCTCTCTCCCCTGCATCAAGCCTCATGTGGCAGTGGGATGATTTGGAATAAGTTGCCAGAAGCTCCACAATCAAAACTACACGGACAACCCAAACAGTACTCATTTACTGTTTGTTTATGCGGTTGAAGAAAATGCATTCTAGAGAGTTTTTGGTCAGAtccaaattataaaaatgtatttactggCTTCTCTGTGTCTACGATACTCAAAGACTCTCTCTAAAACCAAGTTTGATTTTATGGGCACTTCATTAAACTAATAGAGTGGTTTGTGAATGTCTGAAAAATGAGATGAGTACAGTAggttttaaataaatcacaaaatcaaAAGCCATATTTAGCAATTCCACAAACTTTGACTTTACAGAAAGTTTGAAGTGAAAGTTTTGTATTAAatcagtatatactgtatactttggAATATGGTTTCTTGGAATAtagtttctttttctgtgtgatgcgtgtaaaaataaaatgtgttacgGCTTTAGGACGCTTGTGGACACTTGTGTacttaatctgtgtgtgtgtacagagagaAGATCTGGAGAGCGAGCTTGAGAAAGCAGCACATTACATGCAGTTTGCTGTAGCTGCATATGGCTGGCCCATTTATGTCTACTTAAATCCTCTGACAGGGTTCTGCAAGCTGAGTGGCAACTGGTACGTTTTCAGTGAACCTTCACTAACACAGCCTATTTTTAGTGACTTTCACTTCCTTTATCTTTAAGCTTCTAACATTGTTGCTATCAGAATAGGAAAAAATAGGGAAAATTCTACTGCATGTAAATTAGTGCCCTATTTGCATGTGCAGTGCATCCAggaagtattcacccccactcACCCCGgttattatttctctttatgCTATActgcaacatcaaatttaagtatattagaataggatggtttttttttgctcattttgaagtgacttttttaaaaatataattaaaacaaagtatttagatatgctcagaattatttaaaaaaaaatctgcagttaAATATTCATCTCTCTTTTCTATCAGCAATCTAAATTAGGACTAGTATTTAATTTTCATGAGCTCACACTAAACAGCGTACACCTGTGTTAATTTCAAATCCTCCTGTTTGTCCTCCATTTGTATGCTTGTACAACAAATATCACAGACTTTGGGAGGTTTCACAGCTAAAATAGAAGATCAGATCAGTGCTGCTGTCATAAACACCAAGGAACTGCCCGTGAAGCTTTGAGACAGAGTTGTTAGGAGAAAAATTAGATGGACAAGGTTATTAAAAAATCTGTTAGGCTCTGAACCTTCTTAGGAGCACTGTGAAATCCActataacaaagtggaaaaatatgACACAACCCAGACATTAGTAAGATCAATCAGGCAAAACCGAGTGCTCAGGCAAGAAGGGGTGTTGTGAGAGAAGTGTCCAAGAGTCCAGCTACAATACTGATGGGGTTACAGAGTTCACTGGCTGAAACAGGAGAACCTGTGCAGACCTTAACAATATCATCAGCTCGTCACACATCTAGCCTCTATGGGAGAGTGGCGAGCGGAAGCCACTTCTGAGAAAGACCATGGAAGCTTTTGGAAAAAAGAATTTGTGATCAAGCTCTTTGGTGGAAGCATCATGCTCTATGGTTGCTTTTCAGCTGGAGGAACTGGAAAACAACATGGATGGAGTGACATATAAGCAAATTGTTGAggagaacctgttccagtcagcCAGACATCTACATTTAGGGTGAAAATATCTGTTCCAACAGGGCAGTGAgctgagccaaagcacagggCAAAAACTACAAAGCAATGGCTTGAAAAAAGGAAGCTTTCTATTTTGTAATGGCTGAGTCAAAGCCTAGACATAAATCCAGTTGAAAATCTGTCACATGATCTGAAAACCGCTGTCTAACAACATTCTCTGTCTAATTTGGCAGAATTATTGCATTGAGGAATGGAAGAAAATCCAAATGTGCAAAGCTCATAGAGATACAGATCCAAAACAACTCAAATCTGTAACTGCTGCAAAAGGACAATTCACACTCagagggtgaatacttatcagTTTAgctgtttttagatttaaaaaaatatatattttcaaattattCTGAAGGCatctaaatactttattttaatttttatttttgtagggAGTCACttcaaaaggaacaaaaaacaATCCCATTATGATATGCCTAAATTTGATATTGCAATAcatcaaaaagagaaataatcaaaggggggtgaatacttactgGAAGTACTGTATATGACAGAGTAAAAGGTCTGTGAGGAATTCTCAGGAATTCTTTGGCTGTGAAAGTATATATGATTAGAGcaagataaatgtttttttccccattggTTATATATTCTATTGTTTTCAATAGGATGTAAACGCTGAAAGTTTCTGTATTTTCCAAACTGAATTACTCTTTGACAGTTTGTTGCACAATAGTCTGAATGATGAAATGTTCCTGACTTAGGAAATTGTGCAAATGCCCATCTGTTATCGATTCACAGCAGGAGCGGTTTTCCAGCTGTGAAAGACACGCCTAAATCATGAGCAAAACTTCCcttttaaaatttgaaatatgaaatttcTAATCATAAAGTACAAAGATGTTGTGATTGTGCAATTTGTAATTTCATAGCAAAGTGTCTGTATATTAAAGGATGCTCATGgataacctgaaaaaaaaagactaatcacTGTCTCAGTGAGCCGTGCTGTA
The sequence above is a segment of the Pangasianodon hypophthalmus isolate fPanHyp1 chromosome 12, fPanHyp1.pri, whole genome shotgun sequence genome. Coding sequences within it:
- the kdelr2b gene encoding ER lumen protein-retaining receptor 2b; protein product: MNIFRLTGDLSHLAAIIILLLKIWKSRSCAGISGKSQILFALVFTTRYLDLLTSFISLYNTSMKIIYIGCSYATVYLIYAKFKATYDGNHDTFRVEFLVVPVGGLAFLVNHDFSPLEILWTFSIYLESVAILPQLFMISKTGEAETITTHYLFFLGLYRALYLINWVWRFYFEGFFDMIAIVAGLVQTILYCDFFYLYVTKVLKGKKLSLPA